The stretch of DNA ACAGGGTAATCGGAGATAGGAAAATGGAGGCTACTGACTGTgaggaaatatttatattgaaaTAGAAGTGCCCTTTAAAGGCTTACAAATGGAcacttggaaaacagaaatgtaaaataacagCAAATCTTTACCCTGCATGTGATTTGAACTAGATTGAACAGCCAGTGATAGAAAAACCTGACAGCCTTCAAATGCTCATCTCTTTaaacaatgaaatatttatttgtacCTGCCATGTGCCGAGACAGAATGTGGTCAGAGGCACCAGGAAAAGGCCCCATTTGAGCAGGATGTCCTCTCCAGATGTGTCAGCAGCTGTTGTAGAACTCCGTGGTCTGCAGAACCTCAAACAAACATCtagagaaaaacagaatgagGAACAGGATTTGTACAGGTCAGGAGAAGCCAAATTCCTGCAGAAAATGTCACCTCTTGGTATAAGGTTGAAACAgggaaaaagccaaacaaatctTTTCTTACCTTTAGTCTGCTGGACCAGACCAGAACCTGCTTTAGTTAGGGGATGTCCAAAAAACGTTCTTCTGATCAAGCAATGTGATACCTGCATGAAATAAGAAAGATTTGTAAAATTTGTATCTAAATGGTATCAATTGCCCCAATGATTGCACAAAAGTTTATTTACCCAATGATTTAAGTCTCATCTGAGCAACTGCCTGTGAAACACTATGGGTTAGGttataatgtaaaaaaaaaatatcaaattccAGCTACAGAGCTGACTATAGGGCAGCAAATGACCTTTCTGTTTCCCTCCATGCCACCAGCAAACATACACACCGTCTTAACCTGTTCTTGAAAGAAACAGCTGAGCACCTGCCCACCTGCTTCCTCCCCTTCCCGCCACGCTGGCGCGGCACACGGACCGCGTTACAGCCTTTGCGCCTCCGATTCTGCTCACTTTCCGCCCCGCGCAGCGAAACCGCTGCCCACACCGCGGCACTGGGGGCACCGACCCACGGCGGCCAGAGCCCGGCCGGGCGCACGGGCGACGGCGGGGACGGGCCCCGGGCAAGATCGGGGCCTCAACAAGGGCCCAGgcccgctcccctcagcccGGGCCCGCTCCCCTCAGGCCTCCCCCGGCCGGGCCCTGCTCCCCTCAGCCCTCACTCGGGGTAGACCCCGCTCCCCTCTCCCTTCACCCGGGCCCGGCTGCTCTCCCGCTCCCCTCTCCAGGCCCGGTCCcgctcccctctcccccctctcGGCCCGGTCCCTCTCCCCTCACCCGGCCCCGGTGCTCCCGTAGCAGACGCGGCCCCGcgcgcagcagcagcagcctccccgTCGCCATGGCAACGCCGCCACCGTTCCCCGCGCCGCCACCGCGTCCGGCCCAGACAGTCCCGGCGCGGGCAGGCGGGCGGGCCCCTCTCTAGCCGCCCCTCTCTATGGTGCCGGCTGCTCCCCGGCGAGGCTGGCACCGGAAGGGGAGGCGAGCTCCGCTCTGGCGGCGCCTCTCTATGGCGGGGCTGGCGcctggcggcggcgcggccaTGGCTGCAGTACCCGAGAAGGAGCGGCTCTTCCTGCGGCAGCACCCGCTCCTTAGCCTCGCGGAGCCGGGCAAGGTGAGGCTGGAGCCGGCCCGTGTGGGGCGGAGGGGCACCATGAGGGTCGGGGCCGCCCCCGGAGGGGGGACTGGGGCCGCCTCCCTGAGGGGTTCGTGAGGGAAGGCCGGGGCCGGGACTCCGGAGGGGGCCGTCGCGGGCGACGAGACCGGTTGGCAGCGGGCCGGGAAAGTTCTCCGGCAGGTGGGCTCAGCCCCAGTGAGGTCCCTGGCCCGGAGGCTTTTCTCCCGCTGTAGAAGTCGGAGGAAGGCGCTGGTGGGAGCCTGAggcctcccctgccctccccagctctgtggTAGCCCCCTGGCCTTCCCTGACCAactactgtttttcttcaggtgAGATGCAGGCTGACAGGCCATGAGATGCCATGTCGACTGTCGGAGCTGCAGGCTTATACTAATGGCAAGAAGTATCAGCGGCTGGTAAAGACTGCCAGAGAGTTCGACTATGGCAAGTTTGAGCCCCACATAGTGCCCAGCACAAAGAATCTGTAGGTATTCTTCCTTCTGTGCATTATGCTTTACACTTTGTTCAATCTTAGACATAAAGTGGTTGAGCTTTACAAAGTTCTTGAGTCTTTATGGGTTTTGGGAGATGGGGAAAGTCTTTATAAAGTATCAACTTTGAGCACAGTGCTTGTAAGTGAAAAGTTATTAAGTAATCGCATACTTAAACCCTGTTGCTGGCTCTTTCTTCCTGTGTCTGTCAGACACCAGCTGTTTTGCAAGCTCACTCTCAGACACATCAACAAGTTTCCAGAGCACGTGCTGCGTCATGTCCAAGGGAAGCGCTATCAGAAGGCCCTAAAAAGATGTAAGTAGCTTTTCTGAAGATATAACCAGACAACTTTTTTCCCTACGCTGCTGAGATTCCAGTAGATCTGTGTGAAGGGATCAGTTTTCCTTAGATTGACAGTAATGTACAGCTGTTGCTGTGTGTGCCCCTCAGCTAGGAAGGAGGATCCCAGATGTAGGGAGCAGTCACCTTCCAGCAAATACCTTGGAACACCCTGACTTGAGAGGAGCAGTTCTGAAACTTCCCCAGAGAGGGTGGTTCACATGTCCAGCACAGCCTCTGTGTTAACATCTTTCCTGTCTGTCATGGACTATAGTGTCGCTGTGGATTCCATGAATGTATGTTAGAGCTGGAGCTTGGCATACCTCTGAGTTGCATTTAATGTAAGCTAGAGTTGGGTACTAAAAGGACATGGGTGACTGGGCAGCCTCACTAAGTGCTGCCCAACGCTTTGCACTGTTAGACGAGGAGTGCCAGAAGGAAGGAGTGGAGTACGTCCCTGCCTGCTTGCgacagaagaagcagcagatgcaGCACCCTGATGACCAAATGAATGGGAGCAGGCAGCCTTACAGAAAAGAGGAATTCTGGGAGCCGAAGTCCAGCGACGAGGGTGGAGAGGAGACAGATGACAGCATGAGTGACCTGTATCCACGTAAGAACATTGGTATCCTTTATGTCCTGAAGGGAATTTGTCGGCTAATTTTCTCCCAGTTTCTTTATAATGCTCATGTTGCTGAAGGCACGTGACTTCCATCCGGTTTGGGGTTCTTGGGTTTTGAAAAAGCTTATCACCACCAAGTAAGAAATAGCAGTTATCACTAAGTAATAACCAGAGTTGGATCACATAAAGTGTGAGGGGGAGGGATACAAGATGCACTGCGCTGGgatttgctgctttgtttctcaGCAAGTCCTTGAGTCTGACAGGTTGGCTTACAGGCGGAGGCGCTGCCTTGCCAGAACGGGCTAGTGAGAGCACCGGGCAGATTAAAACACCACCGTGTTTATTTCCCCGAGTATTTCGGTAGTGACACACAGATGCTTGCTGACTGGAAGCAGCCTGGCAAATCACCTTCCAAAATGCCCTCAAAGTAAAGGTAGGGGGAGGCAGAACCTGTGTGCCCAGGGAGCTGATTTTGAGCTACATCTTTGTGTTTTAGCTGCACTCTTCCCAGaaaaaagcccagcagctccacaaACCACAAAAGGCAGCGATGACTTTGCAACAGACAGCGAGGATGATGGGACCAAGCAGAATGGTGAGGTGAACAGAAAGGATGGTGGAAGAACACGTGTCAGCAGAGCAGTTGGCAACAAAAGAGGAAAGGTGGgagtcactgcagcagcaggggagcatGGAGCTGGGATCCCCTCCCGTAGGTGTTTGTCTGATCTATTCCTGTCTGAGAACCAGCAGAAGGTGCAAAGCTGCTCAGAACAGACTTTCCCCGTGTGCCAGCCAGACTCGCATCCTGAGGCATGAATTACTACCAGTAAATGTTATCCTGTCCACAGTAACTAGGGATGTTCCTGCCTGTATAAAGAGCTCATCTTTGACAGGATCCTGCTGCACGCTGTCTTAACAGGGAGAGTGAAGCGTGTCTTGTGGGTTCTGTAACCTTCCTCCCCAGACACGCAAACACAAGTTAAACCCTTTTGAAGTCACAGGGTCAATCCAGAgcctttttctgcctcttttgaGGAGCTGGCCAGGTCCTGCCTTATGGGACACACCTCGGTCCTTCTCAGTGTGGGAAGCAGGCAGATGTTAGATCCATAAAGATGGATAAACCTTTCACACTCTCGGGCAGCCCCTGAGGAAGGTGCTGGACCCTTTGTAACCATATCAAACTGGGAAGTTAAGACTGGATGAAGTTTAGGTTTGTTGCTGCAGGGAGGCTGTCACCGTTCGTATCGAATGAAACCCTCGTCACAGAGAAAATGCCAGCTTCCAGGGCAGGGCAAGGAAAGATCCTGGCTGGCTCTGTGCTTGTTCTGTCTCTGGTGATAAAGGAGACCACACTGTTTCTCTTTTAAGCTTTCTTAGGCCAGGCTGGATTTGGGTTTTAGGAATAAGCTGATTTAACCTTTTTTCCTCTACAGAAACAGTCAGGCCctttacagaagaaattcaAGAGTCATCATCATCAAAACCCCAAGAACTTAAAGAAAGCAACCAACGGCAAATAAATTTTATGATAAACACACAGCCTGAAGCCTGTTGTATAACAATGCTAGCAGGTGCATGAGACAAAGTGTTTGCCCATTCTAGTTAACTGTTACTGGGGAGGGGAATAGTGGGGTGGAATTAACTGGTATTTGAACAGCCTTAagccacccccccccacccccccccagggAAGGACGACTGGTGCGGTCAGACCCCATTATGGAAAGGATTTTCAGAAGATGGGAGAGAAAGCCCAAGTCCACTAACCAGCGTTTCCAGGTAGCCTATCTGCAGAGTGTCACCAGTCACACACGGCAAGTGGATACAAAGATgccattgttttattttgattgtttccaaaaatcaaaacattttcaaacacaaCTAAGGTACAAAATACAGcataaaatgagaatttatacttatttatttttccacatagagagcaaaaatatattcagaatgAATTCCAGAACACTTTGCACAGCCAATTGATAGCTGACATCCTGCTTGTGAGAGCTTCTCAGCCATGGGGAGAGGTCACTGTATTTTTGGGAGATGCACAAATACAGCAGCGTATGTAGGAAACCAGAACCTTCTGCATCAGGACTCACAGTTAGTAAGTGCATACCGTGCTGCCTAGAAATACCTTGTAATGCCCTCACCTAGTGTGCCCCTTTattactgaaatacttctgCTGCAAGGGACAGTATTCAGTTCCTTTTCTTGGGGTATTTTGTTGGAAAGGGGACTTTATTTTCACAAACCAGTCAGTATTTCTGACTAGTCTGTCATCCAGCTCTTTAGTTAAGACAGGACACAAAGCTGAGAAAGCCAACTTAAAGCACTGCTTACAGGAGTTGTTTCTGTCATTCCATTTATAAATGCTACTGACATCAACAGCAGTTAAGGTATCTGAGAATGGTTGCCTTGATGTAGTCTAAAACCACTGTAAGACCTGCAgtgaaactgagaaaaagcagcctgtgctgtgtaTGTGTAATGTAAAGGACAGTTTGGTTTGCTATGGAGAGACAGGCACAGTGAACACTGGAGATGGAAACTTCTCTTTCAaaacctatttaaaaaagaacaccTTTTTCATGACCTGCCCTTAAATGCTGGCTTCCCCTCCCATCTACCCCCAAATACCAGTTAGTTTCCTTCAGCAGCACCACATCTTGCTATTACATAGGCTATTTTCCCCTGAAGATGATGAAATCACTATTTGTCATCAGTTCTTTCTGCCTAGTTTCATCTCCTAAAAAGCAACCGTTAAGCTGAACTGTCCAGGTTAGTGTCCTTACCAGGAGACCCTGGTAAATAGCTCCTGCTGGAGACATTCAGCTGAATTACTCCTTGAACAAACAGTTGAGCAGCTTTCTCAAGGGAGACAACAGTGCAAGGAATCAATGTCATGTAAGCAAGTTGGTAGGGCTCACACTTTCTAGAATTCTCATCTAGTGAAAGAGGTTCACCTAGTTGACTAGCAGAGGGCAAAATGCCGCCTCTGAGCAGCACTAAGCATGTTCATGGCACAGAGGTTGTGGCACCGAGAGCTGAAAACAGGACCTTCCTGTCTCCTCACCATCATGCTGAAGAGTTCTTCCCTCTGAACACACAAGTTACATCCCTGGCTGCTTGTTCACTGCACAGTGAATGCACTTGCATTCTTCAGCTATAACCATTTGCATACAGGGTTGAGAACCGGGGCTACGGCAGCACACCACTGACTTCCACATTCCTCCCTACACACCTCAGGTGCACCCCGAGACGGCAGACAGCAGGGGCTGCACTCGGGAGTTCAGCACCCCAGCTCTGCCGCTGTTCAGTCAGCTGGGACTTCTACAGCTGAGAGACAGACTGAAGTGAATCTAAGAAGCAAAGACTACAGATTAGAAGAGTGGCTGCTCTCATCTCGCATGTACTGAGTGCGGGGAAAAGGGGAGCTTCTGTAATTCTGAAGACACTTTCACCAATAACCTGCAATTCAGATATGGATTTGGGGCATATATGGATGGTAGCTGGTTAATAGCAGAAAGGAGCTTTTACTATGGAACCTGCAGCACAACCTGGCTCCCTTCTTGGGAATTCAGGAGGGACAACTGGGGAAAGAGTTGTTTTGGCACAGAATTTTCACAGGATCTAACATTATGTCTCTTGAGGAGTATCTCCCCAACTTCCTTCTTTAAGTCTGATTAGCAATACAGGATTCCCAATTAGCAATACAGGATTCTCCCTTGTTCCCCTCAAGAGCAGGCCTGGGACATGTTAGAAAACCCTCTCCCTTTCCTTACTTAGAGGGAGGTACAACTactttcaggcttttctttttgctttctgtttgggGGCAGGAAAGACCTCCCCTGctgttaaacaaaaatatagTTACAGGTCTCTGAGCAGCAAAATAACAgtgattttttgggggttttttttttggatgctGCTTTCCACCTTTATAAGCAATGCTATAACCAGTAATGGAACTCCTTATGCACAAAACTGTTTCGATGAGGGCGAGAAAGGGGATCCACTTTTTCAGTTATAGCTAGAACCCAACAGCACATTGAATGATACAGCTGTATCTGCTCACagtatttcaaattttaaaacattgctgACATTAAAACCAGCAACTGTTCTACTGCAACTCACTGAAGCATCAGCAAAATGCAGGTTCCTTGGGTTAGTTCCAAATCTAGGAAGTTAGAATAAGCCTAGGCAACATTCCTTGAAGAAATAGGATTTTATCTATTATATTACTGGTGCCACTGTAAATCAAATTCAAAACATCTGTGCCTTTAATAGGAAGGGGACATGTATGTGTAAAATGCTGGCAGTTTTTGTTGAATCCATAGAGAATCAGTTCTGGACTTAGTATTTTATGTCCCAAGAAGTGTTGCTATTCCTGTTACcactcttttttcttctcatccaTGGAGACTCCACCAGGACCCAGTGCAACCACGAGGAGGAGACCTCCAATTACAGACATGGTCTGGAAGAAATCATATTTGAGGAAGTCGTGCATGGGcttgtaggctgggacggtccaGAAGGCATTGAAGTAGATGTTGATGCCAAAAAGCCAGATGACTAGAGTCAAGGCAGCCAGCTTAGTCTTGAAGCCAATTGCCACCAAGATAATCAGGGCTGTGCCCACAATGTTCTGCAGaatctgcaaggaaaaaaaaccatcagcTTACACATTGTTCTTTAAGAGATACATAAACATAAGAACAGACACGGATAGTTCAACAGAACAGGTTGTCATGGCATAGATGATCTAATAACTTTCTAAACATTAATTCTACTAAAAGAGACTCACTGAGCAGGTCCTACAGCCAATCTAGGAGTTGGTACTCTATTCTAGTTCCTTAACTCACACTTTTATACTCAGATACTTACAGAAAAGAAGTTCATATCAAAATGTAGCAGTGTCATGAACATGAGGACCAGCAGCACACGGCCCCCCAGCTGCATATACTGCTTAGGAGAGCTTTCCCGCATGGTAGGAACACCAGCAAACATGCTCTTCCCCTCTGAGCGCGACTcagccaaaagcagcagcaagcctcCCCCAAGGGCAAGATTCCTACAGaaaggggaacaaaaaaaagcGCCATTTACTACAGTTGGCAGTGATCTATAGATTTTAAGTCTCATCTGACAATTTAAACTCAGTAAGAATCTGCATGCTAGTGAGGAGTGACCTACTCTGCACATCTGCATTAGGCTTCACAGCTGAAACAGTAGTGTTGTACACAAAATTTCCACAAGCCTGTCCAGACACATACAGCCTGCCAGGGAAGCCCAGCACTCACAGCTCAGGCAAAGTTGCTTAGCATCTGTTACAGCATGAATTTAATCATGTTGAAGTTACTCTGTACCTCAGGTTTAGCCACACATGCCAAAGTAGTTCAGAAGTTGCTTTgaggaaacagaacagcagTACTGCTAAAGAGGTTACAAATTTCCAGGGCTGTAGTAAGCCCAGAACGCAGTTTTTGtgctgccccccaccctcctCTCAGAGAAGAGTGGTAAAAAGGTAATAGCTAGGACTTGACAAGAAAGCTCATGTTTAAGAACCCTTTCTTCTACTTAGAGAAGATGTTAGAGATCTAAAATCCCAGAAACCACTCTAGTATCTGCATGCTTTAGTTTTCTTGGAAAATTGCTTCAGTCATGCATAAGCACAGTTGCTATTTAGGAAATAATAGCAAGCTCCCTGTCCAGTTTGGACAGTTTTGTGAGCTCTCAGCAAGGACATTAGTAACAGAAGCACTCAGATCCCAGTGGGTTGGGATTTGTCTTTCCCTTCCACAGACTCTACTCATTTTAAGTGCTGTCATTTCTTGTTTAACATAAATGTATAATTTGTAAAATCTTTCTAGTAAATACTATGTACAAAGATCATTTCCTCTGTCAGTaagcagcagtgacagccaacaatttttgttccattttgaTAAAAATTTTTGAGTAGGCATACCTCATCAAGAACTTCAGGTCCCATAGAATGCTGTATGCAATAGTCTAGGCGAAGAATAAAACAGGTTAAGACACCAtgtaatttctgaatttctgttatAATCTCAAGGCTGTACTATCCATAGTAGAATTATAAGTATGTTATACTGAACAAAACAAGGTAGGTTACATCAATGTGGTCCAGTGAGTCAGCGTAAAACAGGGAACAGAAGCCAGAATTCTGCTTTCATATTAGCCCCTGCAAAAATGCATTGGTTTTGGACAGGAAGGATGCTACTAGCTAGGATCCTTTGCGAGGAGGACAGTCCTTTCTAAAAGCTGTGTGCTGAAGGCCAAAGCAACTGCAAGTTCCACATTTGGCATGTTACTGACATACAGGTGACTTGCAAGTTACTTCTGCTAAATTGGTCAAGGTCAAGTATTGAATCGATGTCTCCAGCTGACTAATTGCAATTACAGCCAAGGATCTATTGGGCACATCAGAaggacagaagcagcaaaacagttCAATGCCATTGAGGACTGGCACTAGGCCAAGGTGGAGAAAAATTCCAGGGTTGCAAGTTGTATTTAAATATGTTGGTAGGACTGGGGCTAAGAGAGAAGATTTGAAAGATACAGTTTAGAAGGGCTGAAGACTTAAGCTTCCTACCTGTAATGCTATAATTCCAAACAGTCCAAAGCAGGCATATTGCACAAAGTTCCTACTCAGCACCAGGATACAGCCGCCTGAGTTGGGGAAATTGAACACAGTTACACTTCTGGCTTGCACAGGAAAAGATGCTGCAGGAATGCCAACTGGTTTTGAACTGAGCAGACCGATTTCTTTCAAATGTGCCACAAAGAACACCAGACAGGAAATTTTAATGGCACAAATCAGTTCAAGAACTTAGAAGTTttagtgcattttaaaatatcattccAGAAGTACCTTTTGTTTTATAAAGGGTAAGCACATGCTGAATGCAGTCCCCAACACAGGACTGTACAGCAGCTATCAGTGTTAAAGCattaaaagaagttaaaaagaaactcAACTAATTAtggatttgcctttttttttttttttaattgagataACTGTTAGGGCAAACACATtatattctttttccttgaaagcttttgttttatattCCTCCTCAAGTCTTCCATCACAAAGCACTGACAGCCTTTGCCACTTACATGAAGACTGGTAACTACATTAAGCTGACTACACAAAAATGAGACTAAATAAATATCCAAACCCAGACACAGGCCAAGAAATTGGCAGAAGAATCAAAAACAGTAGATCAGAGAcaatataaacagaaaagaattttacTCCTCTCCACTTCCGATGCCCCAAGGCAACCCTGCACACATGCAGAAGCTCCACTTCTGGGATTATTTTGATTCCTGGGCTTTGAAAGTCTCTGACACAAGCACTCTCTCAGGCTTAAGTGTACAACTGTAGGATAAGACTTGGCCATTGAGATTAATACCCATAAAAACAGGAGGCTGAGAAAGTCTTAACACTGCCCTATTTAAGAAAACATGAGTATTTCATTTAGAGAATTCAGGGGTGTGGTATGTGATTATAGATATAggtacagaactgaaaacagatTGTAGTAATGGATTCTTGGCATCTTGTGACTCAGAGGTAGTGTGTCACAATAAATTCTCTAAGACTACTTCCAAGATAGGCTGAAGTGAGTCAATTAAGAGTTCTTTTCATTCAGCCAATGTAGTACTATCCGTTCTAAGCTGTCAATGGCTATTAAGAAATCAGCAAGGCATCCTGTGCTCACACAATTCACAGTGCTTACATGAGCCAGGGTGGCAGACACACTGGAGTGCTCTGGCATCCACCGTAACAGCCTTAGAGCCACTTACTCAGCTGCCCGAAGAGATTTATGAACACAAAGATGGAGGCCAGGAAATAGCCACAGTTCCATGTGCCATCAATGTAATCCCTCTGTTCACTCCACTGGAACCACATGCGGATGCCATCCTCCAGGAAGGTGCTGATCAGGCACAGGCGGGCCACGTGGGGAAGGTACTGCTTCGTCACTCTCAGGAACTGCATGGGCAGACAGCATCGTTagcagggaaggaaggcaaGGTGATACTCAAGGCATAACAGATCCATGCACTCTGCAAACTGAGGTCAACAGTTCTCATGCACACAGGGTCATCAACATCCAGAGAGAAACACATACTTGGGACTTGGATTTAATACAATTCTTCTCCACTCCAGTTTGGGAACACTTGGCGGCAGCGGGGGAAACCTGTTGCCATGCTCCATCCAAAGAGCATTTTAGACAAGGACTTGGAGAAAAGCATGATCCAGCAGCACCTTTCTATGTAACAGGAACTGTGTTTTGATGGAGCTCTTACCAGATGAGGGCTGACCTTGGGTTTAGTTTGTCTTCCTCAGGGTTTCATGTTACAGTTCAACTATCAGATAGCCAGGAGCTGAAAGGGCAATCCTCTCCCACCCACGTGCTCAGGCACTCAGCACCCTGTACCAAACTGATTGAGGGAGTCAGGCTGACAGAAGACTAACTCTgtacaagctaaaaaaaaaaaataaattaataagcTTTCTGCCAAGCTAGTTCCCTCTAACAGCTCAGAAAGGCAACAGTGCAAAGCATGTGTACTtgtgtagcagcagcagctattAGATTAGCGTAGCTGTTGCACAGAGGAGGGTGCCGTTTCATGCAAGTACACGCAGTTTCTACTTCTATTAAACCCAGCAttctctgcagaaagaaaacaggcgTTTACACCTACAGTTCAGTGTACTAGCTAAAAGGAAACTATATCACTgtgcagcagaggctgagctTTAGTTCTTGTGAATGCAAGATGTACCTGGTCCCACGTACCCCTCTACCCTGCCAGCCCAGTGGCGAGTTTGCTCTACAATTATAATAATtacaagaaacaaacagaattgCCAAACAGTGTCTGGGCAAGCATGCTCTACAGGACTGCGAGGTGCAGAGGAAAACTTGCAGCCTCTGGATTATGACAAGTGCTTAACTGTCACCCAGTTTCCTGAACAGCACTGGTTCTTACTTAATGGAGACTTCCATGAGGATTTGGTTGTCACTCAGAATGCAAGCTGCCACTTGGCTGGCCCATTTCATGCACAGGCTCAGCTCAGCCAGATCACTAGAAGAACATATTTGGAGTCAGCATATGCTACTGTTTGAGTAAGTGCAATCCAGTaagaaacaaatgtaaatttaaTCTAGAACTAACTACAAGATTATCCAGCAGCTTTGTACCTTCAGATGACAGGAGTAGTTTGGGCAGGTTGACACTTGTGAAAGCAAATGCCCATGCCACAAGCCCTCACGCAAAGCTGCCGGACTCCTCCTCCTAGTTCTAACGCAGGGATCTCTGTGGAGCCATTTAACAAAACCCCATTATCCCACAGTCTGACGTGTCAAACAGTTTATGCAATATTAGAATACTTCAAACCTGAAAAGTTGTGGGGGAGCCAACATGTGTACAGGCATCTTCCAGACCACATTGAACTGTATTATaaaaaatggacagaaaagGCACACAAGCCTTTTATTTCATAATTCAGTATTTACATTGACTTCAGGTCAGACAATACAgctgatttgtttctttttgcgCAGAATCTTTTTGTAAAGTTCTGGCAGCGTTGCATACTTCCAGTGTATATGCAAGTGCAGAGAAAGGAGACTCAAGCCATTTCTGGAAGTTTATTCTTGCCACATTAATTAGTAAATACTAAAGACTCTTCCAAATCCTGTGCAAATGCCAAGCCTTGCTCACTGTGTAACTGAAGGTCATCACAAGAAAGGCAATTCATCAAACCTGCTTAATAGTCAGTTAAACAGCTAGTATCGGGACAAGCTACACTAGTTGTACTGCATGCATCCAGAGTCTAAGGGTCAGGACTCAAGTTAATCAAGGGCATTTTAAGTGCAGCTGTACTCTGACTCAGGGCTGCCACTTCAGGCTTTAAACCATAGAAATGATTGGATGAATGAGTCAGAAGAAAATTTGTGATCTTTGTCACCGAAAGAGACACACATCTTGGTTTACAGATCTCTCCTCTCCCAGATTTTACTGTGCATTTCAACAAACTTGCTGAGGAATACTAAGGATAAAGTTGTTTTGGAAATAGTACAAAGCCAAAAGT from Falco biarmicus isolate bFalBia1 chromosome 9, bFalBia1.pri, whole genome shotgun sequence encodes:
- the SURF2 gene encoding surfeit locus protein 2 → MAGLAPGGGAAMAAVPEKERLFLRQHPLLSLAEPGKVRCRLTGHEMPCRLSELQAYTNGKKYQRLVKTAREFDYGKFEPHIVPSTKNLHQLFCKLTLRHINKFPEHVLRHVQGKRYQKALKRYEECQKEGVEYVPACLRQKKQQMQHPDDQMNGSRQPYRKEEFWEPKSSDEGGEETDDSMSDLYPPALFPEKSPAAPQTTKGSDDFATDSEDDGTKQNGEVNRKDGGRTRVSRAVGNKRGKKQSGPLQKKFKSHHHQNPKNLKKATNGK
- the SURF4 gene encoding surfeit locus protein 4, with translation MGQNDIMSTAEDFADQFLRVTKQYLPHVARLCLISTFLEDGIRMWFQWSEQRDYIDGTWNCGYFLASIFVFINLFGQLSGCILVLSRNFVQYACFGLFGIIALQTIAYSILWDLKFLMRNLALGGGLLLLLAESRSEGKSMFAGVPTMRESSPKQYMQLGGRVLLVLMFMTLLHFDMNFFSILQNIVGTALIILVAIGFKTKLAALTLVIWLFGINIYFNAFWTVPAYKPMHDFLKYDFFQTMSVIGGLLLVVALGPGGVSMDEKKKEW